A genomic window from Quercus lobata isolate SW786 chromosome 10, ValleyOak3.0 Primary Assembly, whole genome shotgun sequence includes:
- the LOC115964588 gene encoding uncharacterized protein LOC115964588: MAGDPLKRNQNMYCAYHQEPGHTTDDYRNLKNHLDRLVREGKLRHLLSRPEGWQEPSNNETRQSTLRPPIDIINVILAAPGRTGSVPFRIMSVSSFPTEPDDRESKRTRMSATPLIGFMEEDKQGTIQPHDDALVVTLRIGGYDVKRVLVDQGSAVEEDMSPYDSSLVSFKGKIVISRGMIRLSVQTDSDVVEVNFIVVDAYSPYTAIVARPWLHALGAVSSTLHQKVKYPLGSQIKEIIWNQGVARQCMVSAISRRPNGEPSNSAENGL; the protein is encoded by the exons atggctggTGATCCTTTGAAGCGCAATCAAAACATGTATTGCGCGTACCATCAGGAGCCAGGTCACACCACTGATGATTACAGGAACCTGAAGAACCATCTAGATCGGCtcgtccgagaagggaagctgAGACATCTGCTGTCTCGCCCTGAAGGATGGCAGGAACCATCGAACAATGAAACCAGACAAAGTACGTTGAGGCCACCCATTGACATAATTAATGTCATTCTCGCTGCACCTGGAAGGACAGGCTCTGTCCCCTTCAGGATAATGTCAGTGAGCAGTTTCCCGACTGAGCCAGACGACAGGGAATCCAAGAGAACTAGAATGAGTGCCACGCCACTAATCGGGTTCATGGAGGAAGACAAACaaggaactattcaaccccacgacgatgccctAGTCGTCACGCTCAGAATAGGAGGTTAtgatgtgaaaagggtgttagttgATCAGGGCAGCGCCGTGgag GAAGACATGTCGCCATACGATTCCTCCCTGGTCAGCTTCAAAGGAAAAATCGTCATCTCGAGAGGCATGATTAGGTTGTCTGTGCAAACAGACTCGGATGTGGTAGAAGTGAACTTCATTGTCGTAGATGCATACTCCCCCTACACAGCTATCGTGGCCCGGCCATGGCTTCATGCACTAGGGGCTGTGTCAtcaaccttgcaccaaaaagtgaagtatccGTTAGGAAGTCAAATCAAAGAGATAATATGGAACCAGGGAGTGGCTAGACAATGCATGGTGTCGGCAATTTCACGGCGGCCGAATGGCGAACCTTCCAATTCAGCCGAGaacggcttatag